Below is a genomic region from Caulobacter rhizosphaerae.
CGCTCGACGCCGACGGCATCGAGGCTTGGCTGGCGCAGACGCTGACGGCTTTCGCCAAGCAGGGCCGCATCGGCGCGATCATCCCGGTCGGGCATGGCGCGGCGGCGGCCATCGTCCGGGACGGCAAATTGGCTTGCCCGCCGATCGACTACGAAGAACCGGGGCCCGACGCGGCGCGCGGCCCCTACGAGGCCGCCCGCGACGCCTTTCGCCACACCGGATCGCCCGCCCTGCCCGGCGGCCTCAACCTCGGCGCCCAATTGCACTATCTCCAGGGCCTGAGACCGGGCCTGCTGGCGCCGGGCGCTCAGATCCTGTTGTGGCCGCAATATTGGGCCTGGCGGCTTTCGGGCGTGGCGGCCAGCGAGGTGACGAGCCTCGGCTGCCACAGCGACCTCTGGCGCCCCAAGGACCGTCGCGTCTCGGACCTGGCCCGCGAGCGGGGCTGGGACCAGGCCTTGCCGCCCCTGGCGGAGGCGGGCGCGGCGCTAGGCGGGCTGACGGACGCGTGGCGCGCGCGCACGGGCCTGGACGAGGCGGTGCGAGTCTATTGTGGTCTGCACGATTCCAACGCCGCCCTGCTGGCCGCCCGCGGTTTCGCCGAGATCGCCCAGGCCGAATCGACGGTGCTTTCGACCGGCACCTGGTTCGTGGCCATGCGCTCGCCCGAGGACGACGCCAGCGTCGAGCTGTCCCGGCTGTCCGAGGACCGCGACTGCCTGATCAATGTCGACGCCTTCGGCAAGCTCGTGCCGTCGGCCCGCTTCATGGGCGGCCGCGAGATCGAGATCCTGGCCGGCGTGGACACCCGCCGCGTCGACATCAAGCCCGACCAGCCCGCCTTGCTGGCGGCGGTCCCGGCGGTCCTGGCCGCGGGCGCGCGCGTCCTGCCCACCTTCGCGCCGGGCTTTGGCCCCTATCCGGGCCATCGCGGGCGCTGGATCAACATGCCCACCGACCAGGCCGAGCGCCGCGCGGCCGTCTGCCTCTACGCGGCGCTGGTGGCCAACGAATCTCTGGACCTGATTGGCGCGCGCGAGCGCATTCTGGTCGAAGGCCGCTTCGCCGAGGCCGAGGTCTTCGTGCGCGCCCTGGCCTCGCTTCGCCCCCGCGACCAGATCTACGTCTCCAACGCCCACAACGACGTCTCCTACGGCGCGCTGCGCCTGATCGAACCGACGCTCAAGCCCGCCACGGCCCTGACCCCGGTCGCCCCGCTCGAGGTCTCGATCGCCCGTTACGCCCAGGACTGGCGCCGCGACGTCGAACGCACGGAACACGCGGCGTGAGGGCGGCCTCGATCGGCGACTATCGAGACCTGGCGCGCCGGCGCCTGCCCCGCTTCCTGTTCGACTATATCGACGGCGGCTCCTACGCCGAGGTGACGCTGCGCCGGAACATCGCCGATCTGGAGGCCGTGGCCTTGCGCCAGCGGGTCCTGTGCGACGCGGCTGATCTGGATCTGTCCACCGAGCTTTTCGGCCAGAGGCTGGCCATGCCCGTGGCCCTGGCGCCGATCGGCTTGGCCGGCATGAACGCGCGACGCGGCGAGGTCCAGGCCGCGCGGGCGGCCCAGGCCGCGGGCGTGCCGTTTTGCCTGTCGACCGTTTCGGCCTGCTCGATCGAGGAAGTGGCCCAAGGCGTGGACCAGCCCTTCTGGTTCCAGCTCTACATGATCCGCGACCGCGGCTTCATGCGTGACCTGCTGGCCAAGGCCCGCGCCGCCCGTTGCTCGGCCTTGGTGTTCACCGTCGACATGCCCGTGCCCGGCTCGCGCTATCGCGACTATCGCTCGGGCCTGGCGGGCGCCTCGGGCCCGATCGGCGATCTTCGTCGCTTCTGGCAGGCCGCCCAGCGTCCGGCCTGGGCCTGGGACGTGGGGCTCAAAGGTCGCCCCCACAGCCTGGGCAACGTCGCCCCGGTGTTGCAGCGGAAGACCGGCCTGGAGGACTTCTTCGCCTGGATGCGCGACAATTTCGATCCGTCGATCACCTGGAAGGACCTTGAGTTCATTCGCCAGGAATGGAGCGGTCCGCTGATCATCAAGGGCGTGCTCGACGTGGAGGACGCCCGGGCCGCCCGTGACCTCGGCGCCGACGGCCTGGTCGTCTCCAATCACGGCGGCCGCCAACTCGACGGCGTGCTTTCGAGCGCCCGGGCCCTGCCGGGCATCGCCCAGGCCGTGGGCTCGGACTTGACCGTGCTGGCCGACGGCGGCGTGCGTTCGGGCCTGGACGTGGTTCGCATGCTGGCCCTGGGCGCGCGCGGCGTGCTGCTGGGCCGGGCCTGGGCCTACGCCTTGGCCGGCGGCGGCCAGGCCGGCGTGGCCCATGTGCTCAAATTGATCGAGGCGGAGATGCGCGTGGCCATGACCCTGACCGGCGTCCAGAACGCCGCGGCGATCACCGGCCGCGCCTTGGCCGAGCCGCCCGCGGACCTCCGCGTCGCGATTTGAGCAAAAGAGATCGTTTTCAATCATTCTCCACTTGCAATCGCCTCCAGATCCGCTCAGATGAGCGTCGCCCGTTTCCTGCGCGGCGAAACTCCTCCCGATCGAAATATCGGCCTGCGCCCTTAAGGCGCAGGCTTTTTTCGTGCCGCAAGCCTTCCAGAGCGGCGGCCTGGCTTAGCGATTGACAGCTGAAGCAAGCCGTCCATAGTGATCGATAATGCGCGATATAGAACGCATGTTAATCACAATCGGTCACGCCGAGCCCCTGGCCGCGGACGCGCCGGCGCCGTCTCGCGCGGCCCGTGCTCAGCCCAGCGCATCGCCGGTCCGACGCATTACGGAGATCTCATGAACCCGCTCATCGGCGTCGTCTTCCATTGGCTGGGGGGCCTGTCCTCGGCCAGCTTCTATGTGCCCTACAAGCGCATCAAACGCTGGTCGTGGGAGATCTTCTGGCTGACCGGCGGGGTGTTCTCCTGGCTGATCGCCCCTTGGCTGTTCGCATCGCTCAAGACCCACGATCTGCTCGGCGTGCTCGCCGACACGCCCCAGCGCACCCTCTTCTGGTGCTGGTTCTGGGGGGCGGCCTGGGGCTTTGGCGGCCTGACGTTCGGCCTGACCATGCGTTATCTTGGCCTATCGCTGGGCATGGCGGTGGCCTTGGGCCTGACGACGGTGATCGGCACGCTGGGGCCGCCGATCTTTCACGGCACGCTCCTGGAGCTGCTGGCGACGCCGAGCGGCAAGGTGACCTTGCTGGGCATCCTGGTGACCCTGGTCGGCATCGTCGTGGTGGCGCGCGCCGGTCACGCCAAGGACCAGGAACTGCAGGACAGCCACGCCACCAGCGCCATCGCCGAGTTCGATCTGAAACGCGGCCTGGCCGTGGCGGTGTTCTCCGGCGTGATGAGCGGCTGTTTCGCCTGGGGCCTGGATGCGGGCCAGCCGATCCGCGCCCTGACCCTGAAGGCGGGCACCGAGCCTCTCAGCCAGGGCCTGCCCGTGCTCTGCGTCGTGCTGCTGGGCGGCTTCACCACCAACTTCATCTGGTGTCTCTACCTGATCCTGAAGAACCGCTCGGCCGGCCAGTTCATCGGCCGGCCCGGCCCCGCGGCCGACGCCGACGCAGCCCCGCCAAACCTGCTCGCCAACTACCTGCTGGCGGCGCTAGGGGGCGTCCTTTGGTACTTCCAGTTCTTCTTCTACACGATGGGCGAGAGCCAGATGGGCAAGTACGGCTTCTCCAGCTGGACCTTGCACATGGCCTCGATCATCCTGTTTTCGACCCTCTGGGGCTTTGCGCTCAAGGAATGGGCCGGCGCCAGCGCCCGCACCCGGCTGCGGGTCTGGCTGGGGATCACCCTGCTGGTCGGCTCGACCGTGATCATCGGCGTGGGCAATTTTCTGGCTCGGTAGGCCCTAAGAGCATGACCAAGGCGGATGGAGGCGCGGCGTCGGCGTCCGCTCATGGCCCCTCGCGACCGCGGGTCGCGCGGGGGGCAAACTTCTTGGTCATGATCGAAAATGCTTGTAGGGGACGGGTGCGCGTAGAAAAATGAATCACCAGGCCCCAAAGGGGAGCACCTTCATGCATGCCAACGATCGCGAGCAGCTGATCGCGGACCTGATCCAAAATCGCGGCTTCGTATCGTTCCAGGAACTGGACCAAAAGCTGGATGTGTCCGCCGCGACGATCCGGCGCGACCTTGACCGTCTGGTCGAGCGCGGACTGGTCACGCGTGTTCGGGGCGGGGCGCGACTGGCTTCGCCGGAGCTAACCGCGCCTTCGGGCCAGATCGAACTTCTCGGCGCGCCCTTTCACGAGAACATCGGGCGCCACACCGCTCAGAAGGAAGCGATCGGCCGTGCGGCGGCCGCGCTCTGCCGGCCCGGCGAAGGGGTGATGATCGACGGCGGCTCGACCACCCTGCAGATGTGCCCGCACATCGCCAGCCTGAACCTCCAGGTCCTGACCAATTCGCTGCATATCGTCAGCGCCCTGCTGCCCCAGCCGGGCACCCGCCTCCTGTTGCCGTCGGGCTCGGTGTTCCGTGAGCAGAACATCATCCTGGCCGCCTCGGGCGAAGACAGCATGCCGCGTTTCCACGCCCCGCGCCTGTTCATGGGCGCGGCGGCCATCGGGCCGCAGGGCCTGATGCAGGCCGACGTCGTCCTGGTCGCGGCCGAGCGGCGACTGATCGAACGCGCCGACGAGATCATCATCCTGGTCGACAGCTCCAAGTTCCAGGGACCGTCGGGCCATCTGGTCTGCGACCTGTCGGAGGTCGATATCCTGGTCACCGACGCGGGCATTTCCGATCACGATCGCAAGATGGTCGAAGCCGCCGACATCAAGCTGATCATCGCCGAATAGGCCGAACGGCCAACGCGCCCGCCCATAACCAGAGACGGCGAGGATCCGCGCGCCCATCCCAACGATGGGGCGCCCGGGTCATCCATCACCCCTTCGCGGCCGATGAACGCGGCCTTGAGGCCTCAAGCCGGCAGGCTCAATCGACCTGATAGATCAGGATGCGGGCGGCGGGATGGTCCTTGTCTCCGGCCGCCTCGACCTTGCTCACGAAGATCGCCTGGTTGAGCCAGTCATAGCGCCCGATCGGCGCTTCGAAGGTCGGCGCGGCCCACATGTAGAACTTGTCGCCGTCTTTCTTCGGAAGACGCACGATCCCCACGTTGTGGACGTGGATCTGCACCTTGTCGTCGGTTTCGATCATGTATTCGGCGTTGATCGTTATCGTGCCGTCGGCCCGCACGAGCTGCCAATCGGCGCCGGGCAGAACGCGGCCGGCGAGCTTCTCGCCTTTGAACGTGCCGCCGGTGATCGGCATGCGTTGGCGACGCCCCAGCGGCGTGTCGCCGATGATCTGAGTTGGCCCCATCGTGACGACCTCTTCGAAAACCAGCCGGGTCGGGGCCGTATCGGCGGGGGCCTGAGCCGCGACGGGCGTCGCCAGACCCAGGGCTACAGCGAACAAGATCGATTTCAAGACAGCATTCCCCGCGCGTCATACCGCCAAGGACCGGCGACGGACGCGAAGTTGGCCACTGGCCTCCCCCTTAAAAAGAGCCCGGATTTGCCAGGCGTCACATCCACGCAGCGGCCGCCGCATCTCCCGCGCCCGGAAAGCAGGACGCGGGATCGCGCCTTGGGCCTGCTCGTCAGATAGGACGCTGTCCCACGCCTTGGCGCTCGGGTCCCGGCCCGCCGGCGCCGTAAATCCGCGCCCTATTTAATGCGTCCCGGGAATTTTAGGCTCCTGGCTGGTGTCTGGGGTGCGCCGAGCGGGTCCCAGCGCCGTCGCGACATCTCATGGGCCAGATCGCCTCGTCAGAGAGTGGGATATGTCCTCGGCCGAAATCGACAGGGACGATACCGACGAAACCCGTAGCGGCGCTCAAAGCCGCACCCTGGTTCGTGGTCTGGAGGTCCTCCACGCGATCAGTTGCGGCCATGGCGAGCTGGCGGATTTGGCCTCGATCCTTGGCCTGACCCGCAGCACCACCCATCGCCTGGCCGCCACCCTGGTCGATCATCGCTACCTGACCTTCACGCCGCGCCGGGGCTACACCCTGGGACCCAAGCTCATCGAACTGGGCTATGTCGCCGGGCGCCAGATGAGCTTGACCAAGGCCGCGCGCGAGCACCTGGAAATCCTGGCCAGCGACACGGGCGACACCGTGCATCTGGGCGTCCTGGATGATCGCAAGGTGCTCTATCTCGACAAGATCCCCGGCAGCCGCCGCGTCGAGGTCAGCTCCCGGGTCGGCGAGCGCCAACCCCTGCGCTCGACAGGTCTGGGCAAGGCCCTGCTGCTGGACGCGCCGGCCGCCCGCTGGCGGGAGATCTATGAGGCCGAGCATCGGGAAGGCCGCCGCTACCCGGTCGAACTGGCCGAGTGGCTGCGACGCATGGACGGTTATAGCCGCGCCGGCGTCGCGCTCGATCTCGAGGAGAACGAAGACCGGATCCGCTGCGTGGCCGCGCCGATCCGCGACGTCAGCGGCAAGATCATCGCGGCGATCAGCCTTTCGAGCGCGGGCCAGTACATGGACGACGAGCGCATGGCGCGCCTGGGCGCCGACGTCCGCGCCACGGCCGAGGCGATCAGCCGAGCCTTCGGCTGGCGATGTCCCACGCCCGCGCCGTCCTCAGGTCCCGCCTTTGCCCATTCTCCGCCCGAATAGGAAGCTGCCATGTTGCTCAAGGACAAGGTCGTGCTGGTGATCAACGCCGAGCTTCCGGTGGGCAAGGCCATCGCGATCGACTGCGCCCGTCACGGCGCCCACGTGGCGATCAACGCCGATCCGATGACAAGGCAAGCGGCCGAGATCCTCTCGGCGATCGCCGCATTGGGCCGCCGCGGCTACTGCGTCGAAGGCCAGGCGCTTGAGGCGAGCAGCGCCCGAGCGCTTGTCGCCGACGTCGTCCAAGCCCTTGGCCGTTTCGACGTGCTGATCAGTTGCGCGGCCGTCGCGCCGCCCCACGACTTTCTGACCACCCCGGCCGACGCCTTCCAGCGCGCCGTCAAGGTGGGGGTCACCGGGACCTACGCCGCCCTGCAGGCCGCCGCGCGCCAGATGATCGCGCAGGGCTGGGGCGGGGCGATCATCGCGGTCAACACCGAGCCGCCCGGCCAAGCCTTCAACGCGATCGCCTACGCCGAAACCCAGGACTTGATGCAGATGTGGGCCGACACCCTGCGCAAGGACGAGGTTCGTTGCAACATGGTGCGTCTGGATGCGCCGCGGGCCCAAGCCGGCGCCGACCTGACCGCGTTCGACGAGTTGACGGGTCCGGTGGTTTTCCTGGCCTCGGATTTGGCCAGGAACGTCTCGGGCACCACCATCCGCGTCGGCGATGGGGCTCCGCTCGCCATGGTGACCGCGTGACGGACGCCAGCCCCCAGGACGCGGGCGGTCAAGGCGCGCAGACCCTGATGCGCGGCCTGGATGTTTTGGACATCGTCGCCCAGAACGGCCCGATCGCCCTTCGGGACCTGATCGATCGGATCGGACTGTCGCGCAGCACCACCCATCGGCTCGCCAGCGCTCTAGTCGAGCGAGGCATGTTGCGGCTCGAGAACCAGGGTTATGTCCTGGGCTCCAAGCTGCTTTGGCTCGACGCTCAGGCCCGTGACGCGCTGTCGCTGCCGGCCGTGGCGCGTCCCCATCTTGAGCGCCTCGCGCGCGAGCAGTTCGACGCGGTCAATCTGGCGATCCGCGACGAACTGCTGGTGCGGTACGTCGATCAGGTTCGCGGCTCGCGGCGGATCGAAGTCCGATCAGTGATCGGCGAAACCCGCCCCTTGGCGTCGACCGGCCTGGGCAAGGCCCTGATGCTCGACGAGGGCGAAGGCGCCTGGCGCGCGGCCTACCGAAGAGCCAAGCGCGACACGCACGCGGCCGAATCCGAAGAGGCTTTCGTGGCCCGGATGGCGACCTATCGGGACCTGGGCGTCACCTTCGACATCGAGGAGAACGAGGACCGCGTTCGGTGCGTGGCCGCGCCGATCCGTGGCGCCAGCGGCCGGATCATCGGCGCGCTCAGCCTCTCCAGCCTGCCTCAGTACATGGACGACGCGCGCATGAGGGCGCTCGTTCGACCGGTCCGAGCCGTCGGCGAGGCGATCGGCCTCGACCTCGGCTGGAGCCAGCAAGGTCGGCAGGACGGTCGGAGCCACTAGTCCAAGGCTCCGGGCCCGCGCCCGGCGACCCACCCCCATGCCGCTTTCCAAGACGCCTGTCGCCAACCGGTGGCGGTCCTCGCTTGGCGGCGATGATTTGAGGAAACGAACGATGTCGAAGTTTGGATTTCTGGTGCTGCTTCTGGGCCTCGCCGCCGGCGCGCAGGCTCAAGCTCAGGCTCAGCCGCCGCGGACATTGACGTCCGATGCGCCCACGCCCGCGGCGCTCGGCTCGGAGACCTATCGCCTTTGGCCAGGCC
It encodes:
- a CDS encoding SDR family NAD(P)-dependent oxidoreductase; this encodes MLLKDKVVLVINAELPVGKAIAIDCARHGAHVAINADPMTRQAAEILSAIAALGRRGYCVEGQALEASSARALVADVVQALGRFDVLISCAAVAPPHDFLTTPADAFQRAVKVGVTGTYAALQAAARQMIAQGWGGAIIAVNTEPPGQAFNAIAYAETQDLMQMWADTLRKDEVRCNMVRLDAPRAQAGADLTAFDELTGPVVFLASDLARNVSGTTIRVGDGAPLAMVTA
- a CDS encoding IclR family transcriptional regulator, producing MSSAEIDRDDTDETRSGAQSRTLVRGLEVLHAISCGHGELADLASILGLTRSTTHRLAATLVDHRYLTFTPRRGYTLGPKLIELGYVAGRQMSLTKAAREHLEILASDTGDTVHLGVLDDRKVLYLDKIPGSRRVEVSSRVGERQPLRSTGLGKALLLDAPAARWREIYEAEHREGRRYPVELAEWLRRMDGYSRAGVALDLEENEDRIRCVAAPIRDVSGKIIAAISLSSAGQYMDDERMARLGADVRATAEAISRAFGWRCPTPAPSSGPAFAHSPPE
- the rhaT gene encoding L-rhamnose/proton symporter RhaT; amino-acid sequence: MNPLIGVVFHWLGGLSSASFYVPYKRIKRWSWEIFWLTGGVFSWLIAPWLFASLKTHDLLGVLADTPQRTLFWCWFWGAAWGFGGLTFGLTMRYLGLSLGMAVALGLTTVIGTLGPPIFHGTLLELLATPSGKVTLLGILVTLVGIVVVARAGHAKDQELQDSHATSAIAEFDLKRGLAVAVFSGVMSGCFAWGLDAGQPIRALTLKAGTEPLSQGLPVLCVVLLGGFTTNFIWCLYLILKNRSAGQFIGRPGPAADADAAPPNLLANYLLAALGGVLWYFQFFFYTMGESQMGKYGFSSWTLHMASIILFSTLWGFALKEWAGASARTRLRVWLGITLLVGSTVIIGVGNFLAR
- the lldD gene encoding FMN-dependent L-lactate dehydrogenase LldD; translated protein: MRAASIGDYRDLARRRLPRFLFDYIDGGSYAEVTLRRNIADLEAVALRQRVLCDAADLDLSTELFGQRLAMPVALAPIGLAGMNARRGEVQAARAAQAAGVPFCLSTVSACSIEEVAQGVDQPFWFQLYMIRDRGFMRDLLAKARAARCSALVFTVDMPVPGSRYRDYRSGLAGASGPIGDLRRFWQAAQRPAWAWDVGLKGRPHSLGNVAPVLQRKTGLEDFFAWMRDNFDPSITWKDLEFIRQEWSGPLIIKGVLDVEDARAARDLGADGLVVSNHGGRQLDGVLSSARALPGIAQAVGSDLTVLADGGVRSGLDVVRMLALGARGVLLGRAWAYALAGGGQAGVAHVLKLIEAEMRVAMTLTGVQNAAAITGRALAEPPADLRVAI
- a CDS encoding DUF3237 domain-containing protein; protein product: MKSILFAVALGLATPVAAQAPADTAPTRLVFEEVVTMGPTQIIGDTPLGRRQRMPITGGTFKGEKLAGRVLPGADWQLVRADGTITINAEYMIETDDKVQIHVHNVGIVRLPKKDGDKFYMWAAPTFEAPIGRYDWLNQAIFVSKVEAAGDKDHPAARILIYQVD
- a CDS encoding IclR family transcriptional regulator, yielding MTDASPQDAGGQGAQTLMRGLDVLDIVAQNGPIALRDLIDRIGLSRSTTHRLASALVERGMLRLENQGYVLGSKLLWLDAQARDALSLPAVARPHLERLAREQFDAVNLAIRDELLVRYVDQVRGSRRIEVRSVIGETRPLASTGLGKALMLDEGEGAWRAAYRRAKRDTHAAESEEAFVARMATYRDLGVTFDIEENEDRVRCVAAPIRGASGRIIGALSLSSLPQYMDDARMRALVRPVRAVGEAIGLDLGWSQQGRQDGRSH
- a CDS encoding FGGY-family carbohydrate kinase — translated: MRDDLIAVLDVGKTLAKLSLWTRSGDLLAKDSRPNARIDAGAYVALDADGIEAWLAQTLTAFAKQGRIGAIIPVGHGAAAAIVRDGKLACPPIDYEEPGPDAARGPYEAARDAFRHTGSPALPGGLNLGAQLHYLQGLRPGLLAPGAQILLWPQYWAWRLSGVAASEVTSLGCHSDLWRPKDRRVSDLARERGWDQALPPLAEAGAALGGLTDAWRARTGLDEAVRVYCGLHDSNAALLAARGFAEIAQAESTVLSTGTWFVAMRSPEDDASVELSRLSEDRDCLINVDAFGKLVPSARFMGGREIEILAGVDTRRVDIKPDQPALLAAVPAVLAAGARVLPTFAPGFGPYPGHRGRWINMPTDQAERRAAVCLYAALVANESLDLIGARERILVEGRFAEAEVFVRALASLRPRDQIYVSNAHNDVSYGALRLIEPTLKPATALTPVAPLEVSIARYAQDWRRDVERTEHAA
- a CDS encoding DeoR/GlpR family DNA-binding transcription regulator, translated to MHANDREQLIADLIQNRGFVSFQELDQKLDVSAATIRRDLDRLVERGLVTRVRGGARLASPELTAPSGQIELLGAPFHENIGRHTAQKEAIGRAAAALCRPGEGVMIDGGSTTLQMCPHIASLNLQVLTNSLHIVSALLPQPGTRLLLPSGSVFREQNIILAASGEDSMPRFHAPRLFMGAAAIGPQGLMQADVVLVAAERRLIERADEIIILVDSSKFQGPSGHLVCDLSEVDILVTDAGISDHDRKMVEAADIKLIIAE